One Ananas comosus cultivar F153 linkage group 23, ASM154086v1, whole genome shotgun sequence genomic window carries:
- the LOC109728018 gene encoding REF/SRPP-like protein Os05g0151300/LOC_Os05g05940 — MAESNINDNEVPIEREEERLRYLEFVQGAAVQALLCAAAAYAYAKESAGPLRPGVESVEGTVKSVVAPVYERFHGVPFHLLKFVDRKVGESVQELERHMPSVVKEAPGLARSVADEVQRSGLVGTAAGLARAAIARCEPTAKDLYTKYEPEVERRAVSAWRSLNRLPLFPQVAHVVVPTAAHLSERYNRTVSYSAEQGYTVATYLPLVPTERIARVFGETPNAPEMEPIGAQ, encoded by the exons ATGGCGGAATCCAACATCAACGACAACGAAGTCCCCATC gagagggaggaggagaggttgAGGTACCTGGAGTTCGTGCAGGGCGCGGCGGTGCAGGCGCTGCTGTGCGCAGCGGCGGCGTACGCGTACGCGAAGGAGAGCGCGGGGCCGCTGAGGCCCGGGGTGGAGAGCGTCGAGGGCACCGTGAAGAGCGTCGTCGCCCCCGTCTACGAGCGCTTCCATGGCGTCCCCTTCCACCTCCTCAAGTTCGTCGATCGCAAg GTCGGCGAGTCGGTCCAAGAGCTGGAGCGGCACATGCCGTCGGTCGTGAAGGAGGCCCCAGGGCTGGCCAGGTCTGTGGCGGACGAGGTCCAGCGGTCCGGCCTTGTCGGGACCGCAGCTGGCCTGGCCCGTGCGGCCATTGCCCGGTGCGAGCCCACCGCAAAGGACCTCTACACCAAGTACGAGCCGGAGGTGGAGCGCCGTGCGGTGTCGGCATGGCGGTCGCTGAACCGGCTCCCGCTGTTCCCACAGGTGGCGCATGTGGTGGTCCCCACCGCTGCCCACCTCTCCGAGCGCTACAACCGCACCGTCTCCTACTCTGCCGAGCAGGGCTACACCGTTGCCACCTACCTCCCCCTCGTCCCAACCGAGCGCATTGCCAGGGTGTTCGGCGAGACGCCCAATGCGCCGGAGATGGAGCCCATCGGCGCGCAGTGA
- the LOC109728019 gene encoding uncharacterized protein LOC109728019 gives MNYTAPLSHRSNRLPLLFSFFLRQERFISLLLGVVSSSPSVVVFPLLDPQPLLLLRLRLLLRCEWERHRRRCISLSLGSHQSRQTNRIVICNTHVLYRGEIKLGQTLVRLRFSKTVAQSNVDEACD, from the exons ATGAACTATACGGCTCCCCTCTCTCACAGATCGAATCGCCTCCCTCTccttttcagtttttttttacgACAGGAGCGTTTCATCTCCCTGCTCCTTGGCGTTGTTTCTTCTTCCCCTTCCGTTGTAGTATTTCCTCTCCTTGATCCTCaacctctcctccttcttcgcctccgcctcctcctccgctgcgAATGGGAGCGACACCGTCGCCgctgtatctctctctctctagg cTCTCATCAATCAAGACAAACTAACCGCATTGTTATATGTAACACCCATGTTCTTTACAGGGGAGAAATCAAACTTGGTCAG ACTTTAGTGAGGCTTCGGTTTTCAAAAACTGTTGCTCAGAGTAATGTTGATGAGGCTTGTGACTAA